Proteins found in one Pirellulales bacterium genomic segment:
- a CDS encoding DUF1501 domain-containing protein, whose translation MLTILGPRSASTFCDGLSRRGFLRIGGMVMGGLTLPQVLRAEAAAGKSSPHKAVIQIFLPGGPPHQDMFDLKPEAPAEIRGEFQPIKTNVSGIEICEHFPRIAAMMDKFVVIRSIIGATGDHYAFQCHTGRPHQRQPQGGWPSLGSTLSKLQGAGNSAVPAFVGLAPRMGHMPWADNGTAGFLGVSHAPFKPVGEGKGDMVLNGITLDRLHDRKALLASFDSYRRDIDQSGMMQGMDTFHQQALGVLTSSRLAEALDITREDPKTVARYGKGDPNNRDDGGPKLMEQMLMARRLVQAGVRCVSLAFSRWDWHGQTFAAGRQDMPMLDQGVSALVEDLHNLGLDRDVAVVVWGEFGRTPQINKDAGRDHWPQVSCALLAGGGLRTGQVIGSTTRDAGHAKDRPVHFGEVHATLYHSMGIDVNTTTVRDLTGRPQYLVDDNLQPLRELV comes from the coding sequence ATGCTGACGATTCTTGGTCCCCGTTCGGCATCCACCTTTTGTGATGGCCTTTCACGACGCGGCTTCTTGCGCATTGGCGGCATGGTCATGGGCGGATTGACATTGCCCCAAGTCCTGCGGGCGGAAGCCGCCGCGGGAAAATCGTCCCCGCACAAGGCGGTTATTCAGATCTTTCTGCCCGGCGGGCCGCCGCACCAGGATATGTTTGATCTCAAGCCCGAGGCACCGGCGGAGATCCGCGGCGAATTTCAGCCGATCAAGACCAATGTCAGCGGCATCGAAATTTGCGAGCATTTTCCCCGCATTGCCGCGATGATGGACAAGTTTGTGGTAATCCGCTCGATCATTGGCGCGACGGGGGACCACTATGCCTTTCAGTGCCATACCGGGCGTCCCCACCAACGCCAACCCCAGGGAGGGTGGCCCTCTTTAGGTTCCACCCTATCCAAGCTGCAAGGTGCGGGAAATTCCGCCGTCCCCGCTTTTGTCGGCCTGGCCCCCCGCATGGGGCATATGCCCTGGGCCGATAACGGCACCGCCGGCTTTTTAGGGGTGTCCCATGCCCCGTTCAAGCCAGTTGGCGAGGGGAAGGGGGACATGGTGCTCAATGGCATTACCCTGGACCGATTGCATGATCGCAAGGCTCTTTTGGCCAGCTTTGACAGCTATCGCCGCGATATCGACCAGTCGGGCATGATGCAAGGCATGGACACTTTTCATCAGCAGGCCCTGGGCGTGCTGACCAGCAGCCGTCTGGCGGAGGCACTGGACATCACCCGCGAAGACCCCAAAACCGTTGCCCGCTATGGAAAGGGAGACCCCAATAATCGCGATGACGGGGGCCCCAAACTGATGGAACAAATGTTAATGGCCCGCCGTTTGGTGCAGGCGGGCGTGCGCTGCGTGTCGTTGGCCTTTAGCCGCTGGGACTGGCACGGACAGACCTTTGCCGCCGGACGCCAGGACATGCCCATGCTTGACCAAGGGGTCAGTGCCCTGGTGGAGGATTTGCACAACCTTGGTCTGGACCGGGATGTGGCAGTGGTGGTGTGGGGAGAATTTGGCCGGACGCCACAAATCAACAAGGACGCGGGACGGGACCATTGGCCCCAGGTCAGTTGCGCGCTTTTGGCGGGAGGAGGCTTGCGTACTGGTCAGGTCATCGGTTCGACCACGCGGGACGCCGGCCATGCCAAGGACCGCCCGGTCCACTTTGGCGAAGTTCACGCCACGCTGTATCACAGCATGGGGATCGATGTGAACACCACCACGGTCCGGGATTTAACCGGCCGTCCACAGTACCTAGTGGATGACAACCTACAACCGCTGCGGGAACTTGTTTAG
- a CDS encoding lysophospholipid acyltransferase family protein — protein MQRQLLSIPWSFPWPLPDVRPARPRTEPPPAHPYPELTFPFMTGTLLATLAKILSGSTSRWVDCQPETCQRVYFANHTSHLDMLVIWSSLPAHLRVNTRPVAAKDYWDAGWVRRYIATKIFDALLIDRKEVKVHQSPVDLMIREIGTKKSLILFPEGHRSEGDEIGEFKSGLYYLGKKRPDLELVPVHIDNMNRILPRGEFLPVPLLSCITFGSPIWLEKGEPKTEFLQRARQAVKNLKEI, from the coding sequence ATGCAACGGCAATTGCTGTCGATCCCCTGGTCCTTTCCCTGGCCTTTGCCCGATGTCCGGCCCGCCCGGCCCCGGACAGAGCCTCCGCCGGCACACCCTTACCCGGAACTGACGTTTCCCTTTATGACAGGCACGCTCTTGGCAACCTTGGCCAAAATCCTCAGCGGCAGTACTTCGCGCTGGGTTGATTGCCAGCCGGAAACCTGCCAACGGGTATATTTTGCCAATCACACCAGTCATTTGGACATGCTGGTGATTTGGTCGTCGCTGCCGGCGCATTTGCGGGTTAACACGCGTCCGGTCGCGGCCAAGGATTATTGGGACGCGGGTTGGGTTCGGCGTTATATCGCCACCAAGATCTTTGACGCGCTGTTGATTGATCGCAAGGAGGTCAAGGTGCATCAAAGTCCCGTCGATTTAATGATCCGCGAAATCGGAACAAAAAAGTCGTTGATCTTATTCCCCGAAGGGCACCGCAGCGAAGGGGACGAGATCGGCGAATTTAAAAGCGGACTGTATTACCTGGGTAAAAAGCGCCCCGACCTCGAGCTGGTCCCCGTGCATATCGATAACATGAACCGCATTCTCCCCCGGGGAGAGTTTTTACCCGTGCCGCTGCTAAGCTGCATCACGTTTGGCTCGCCAATATGGTTGGAAAAAGGAGAGCCTAAAACGGAGTTTTTGCAGCGAGCCCGCCAGGCCGTAAAGAACTTGAAAGAGATCTAA
- a CDS encoding DUF6793 family protein, whose translation MPLYEVETEGHIIITWANDDPAANRVVMDAYPTEKILRMTKRPRDTWVISKSALGIEGHADICHVARDCLSKALGDKVHAIRLYMHETGTDLERARKVIESNMVMGW comes from the coding sequence ATGCCATTGTACGAAGTCGAGACCGAGGGGCACATCATCATCACCTGGGCCAATGATGACCCCGCCGCCAACCGCGTCGTAATGGACGCCTATCCGACCGAAAAAATCCTTCGCATGACCAAGCGCCCCCGCGACACCTGGGTCATTAGCAAATCCGCCCTGGGAATCGAAGGCCACGCCGATATCTGCCATGTCGCCCGCGACTGCCTGAGCAAGGCCCTGGGGGACAAAGTCCACGCCATTCGCCTATATATGCACGAAACCGGCACCGACCTGGAACGCGCCCGCAAAGTGATCGAATCCAACATGGTCATGGGCTGGTAG
- the dprA gene encoding DNA-processing protein DprA codes for MTSLFSSAESKQLPTSAELRLAEVRLCLVPGIGPKMRVTLLEHFSTAYQVFSAAPAELRKITGVGVKLLREVQQAPPPEAIQVQLDQWQSQGIGTCLPGDATYPQLLSQLDTPPGLLFTRGELLATDQLALAIVGTRHCTQYGKLMAERLAAGLSRAGYTIISGLARGIDAAAHQAALSAGGRTIAVLGSGVANIYPPEHAELAVEISRQGAVISESQPAALPMKGSFPQRNRIISGMALGVIVVEADTGSGALITARHAQEQGREIFAVPGRADSRVSRGCHRLIRDGAKLVETVDDVLEELGPLVARTPTISGTEIQHPAELQLSDPEKAVLATIGSEAISIDQVISASGLSAPQVLSTLSVLEMRRLVRRGSGQMVQRR; via the coding sequence TTGACCAGTCTCTTTTCTTCCGCAGAATCGAAGCAGCTACCCACCTCGGCGGAGTTGAGGCTAGCGGAAGTCCGCCTTTGCCTCGTTCCCGGCATTGGCCCTAAAATGCGCGTCACCTTGCTCGAACATTTTAGTACGGCTTATCAAGTATTCTCCGCCGCACCGGCAGAATTGCGCAAAATTACAGGGGTCGGTGTTAAGCTTTTGCGCGAAGTGCAGCAAGCCCCCCCGCCGGAGGCCATTCAAGTTCAATTAGACCAGTGGCAGTCGCAAGGTATTGGCACCTGCTTGCCGGGGGACGCAACTTACCCGCAGTTGCTCAGTCAATTGGACACCCCCCCCGGTTTGCTCTTTACGCGCGGCGAATTGCTGGCAACGGATCAACTGGCACTAGCCATCGTCGGCACGCGGCATTGCACTCAATATGGCAAATTGATGGCCGAGCGGCTAGCCGCCGGACTATCCCGGGCGGGTTATACCATTATCAGCGGATTAGCGCGTGGCATCGACGCCGCAGCGCATCAAGCGGCGTTATCCGCGGGGGGGCGCACGATCGCCGTCCTGGGATCGGGCGTGGCTAATATCTATCCCCCCGAACATGCCGAGCTTGCCGTGGAAATTTCGCGCCAAGGGGCCGTGATCAGCGAATCACAGCCCGCCGCGCTCCCCATGAAAGGCTCTTTTCCCCAGCGAAACCGCATCATCAGCGGCATGGCGCTGGGCGTGATCGTGGTCGAGGCGGACACCGGTTCGGGCGCGCTCATTACCGCGCGGCATGCGCAGGAACAAGGGCGCGAGATTTTTGCCGTGCCGGGAAGGGCTGATTCGCGCGTATCGCGGGGTTGCCATCGGTTGATTCGCGACGGGGCCAAGCTGGTCGAAACCGTGGATGATGTGCTGGAGGAACTTGGCCCGTTGGTGGCGCGGACGCCGACGATCAGCGGGACAGAGATTCAGCATCCGGCGGAATTGCAGCTTAGCGATCCGGAAAAGGCCGTGCTGGCAACGATCGGCAGCGAGGCCATCTCCATCGACCAGGTCATTAGCGCGAGCGGACTATCCGCTCCGCAAGTCCTTTCCACCCTGAGCGTGCTGGAAATGCGACGATTGGTGCGCCGCGGCAGCGGACAGATGGTCCAGCGGCGTTGA
- a CDS encoding transaldolase family protein, protein MTTPLASLIATGTKLWLDSIDPELVHTNRQLGATGATSNPVIVADLLKTGRFDQQIIQLLRTGVGDDVIAWKVTDELVQQAQDVFAPVWKNTGGNDGYVSFELDPLIEDPARQMPLADQVAAYIELGKKWSAGHDNRMIKVPATPGGLAALEELCAAGISLNVTLIFTERQYLLARDAIWRGAQRRSSLAKFKSVYSIFVSRVDQYTEKHAPQLSPAAQGQYGIVNAKRIWKINRDFWRQQQTPLAQELIFASTGTKNPHDPPWKYVAAFAGSDIETNPPATNAAVQASGRMFTPQIEELPSAAVLAELDAAINVPHLEETLMTEGIQKFADPQKSLLALIARKRQELAS, encoded by the coding sequence ATGACAACTCCCCTAGCTTCTCTGATAGCCACCGGTACCAAACTGTGGCTGGATTCCATCGACCCCGAATTGGTACATACCAACCGCCAGTTGGGGGCCACGGGGGCAACGTCCAATCCGGTCATTGTGGCCGACCTGCTCAAAACCGGCCGCTTTGACCAGCAGATCATCCAGTTGCTCCGGACCGGCGTGGGGGATGACGTGATCGCCTGGAAGGTGACGGATGAACTGGTCCAGCAGGCCCAGGACGTGTTTGCCCCGGTGTGGAAGAACACCGGTGGGAATGATGGGTATGTTAGTTTTGAGCTTGATCCCTTGATCGAGGATCCCGCGCGCCAGATGCCGCTGGCGGATCAAGTCGCCGCGTATATCGAATTGGGCAAGAAATGGTCGGCGGGGCATGATAACCGGATGATCAAGGTGCCAGCCACGCCGGGGGGGTTGGCTGCGCTGGAGGAACTGTGCGCGGCGGGGATCTCCTTAAACGTCACGCTAATTTTTACCGAGCGGCAATATTTGCTGGCACGGGACGCGATTTGGCGCGGAGCGCAGCGGCGATCCTCGCTAGCAAAATTCAAAAGCGTTTACAGCATCTTTGTTTCACGGGTGGACCAATACACCGAAAAGCACGCGCCGCAACTTTCCCCCGCGGCCCAGGGACAGTATGGCATAGTGAATGCCAAACGCATTTGGAAAATCAACCGCGACTTTTGGCGTCAACAGCAAACGCCCCTGGCCCAAGAGCTGATATTTGCCAGCACTGGCACTAAAAACCCCCATGACCCCCCCTGGAAGTACGTGGCCGCATTTGCCGGTAGCGATATCGAAACCAACCCCCCCGCCACCAACGCCGCGGTGCAGGCGAGTGGCCGGATGTTTACGCCGCAAATTGAGGAGCTTCCCTCCGCGGCGGTGTTGGCCGAGTTGGACGCGGCCATAAATGTGCCTCACCTGGAAGAAACGCTGATGACTGAAGGAATTCAAAAATTCGCCGATCCACAAAAAAGCCTGTTGGCCCTGATAGCCCGGAAACGCCAGGAACTAGCGTCCTAA
- a CDS encoding phosphatidate cytidylyltransferase, with protein MSDWNTIALVLIVLTLLAGATIAGQFLSQHPDRGLNPALVRTFNSRIRAYWLLLSILAAAFLGGSGGYGVTFALFGFLSFWALREFITLTPTRLGDHRALFWVFFLFTPLQYLLVSFDQYGLYNVMIPVYAFLFILARVAIAGDYKRYLERTAKIQAGLLICVYSLSYAPAILHLKLGTYDYLGVKSAWEGSNSGLLFFFVVVVQFSDVLQFAWDSLLGKRVIAAHISPNKTWEGLAGGIGSTALLAMSLWWVTPFQPWVAGVMGMLISIMGFAGGITMSAVKRDRGVKDYGTLVVGHGGVLDRIDSICFAAPVFYHLTRAFYQLG; from the coding sequence ATGTCCGATTGGAACACCATCGCGCTGGTACTTATCGTGCTGACGCTCTTGGCGGGGGCGACGATTGCGGGGCAATTTCTCAGCCAGCATCCGGATCGCGGGCTGAATCCGGCGCTGGTGCGGACCTTTAACAGCCGCATCCGGGCGTACTGGTTGCTACTGTCCATTTTGGCCGCGGCCTTTTTGGGGGGGAGCGGCGGTTATGGCGTCACGTTTGCCCTGTTTGGTTTTTTGTCCTTTTGGGCCTTGCGGGAATTTATCACCCTGACCCCCACGCGACTGGGGGACCACCGCGCGCTGTTTTGGGTGTTCTTTTTATTTACACCCCTGCAATACCTCTTGGTCAGCTTTGACCAATACGGGCTGTACAACGTGATGATTCCGGTGTACGCGTTTTTATTTATTTTGGCCCGGGTGGCGATTGCCGGCGATTACAAACGGTACCTCGAACGGACGGCCAAGATCCAGGCGGGGCTGCTAATCTGCGTGTATAGCCTCAGTTATGCCCCGGCGATTTTACACCTCAAATTAGGCACTTATGATTATCTGGGGGTTAAAAGCGCGTGGGAAGGCTCCAACTCCGGCTTGTTGTTTTTCTTTGTCGTCGTCGTCCAGTTTAGCGATGTGCTGCAATTTGCCTGGGATAGCCTGTTGGGCAAGCGGGTCATCGCCGCGCATATCAGCCCCAATAAAACCTGGGAAGGCCTAGCGGGGGGCATCGGCAGTACCGCGCTGTTGGCCATGTCGCTGTGGTGGGTCACGCCGTTTCAGCCCTGGGTGGCAGGCGTCATGGGGATGTTAATTAGCATCATGGGTTTTGCCGGGGGTATCACCATGTCCGCGGTCAAGCGCGATCGAGGCGTGAAGGACTATGGCACGCTGGTCGTGGGACACGGCGGGGTGCTGGACCGGATCGATAGCATCTGCTTTGCCGCGCCGGTTTTTTACCATCTGACCCGCGCGTTTTATCAATTGGGCTAA